The segment GGCGAGCAGTTCCTCTACCGGGCCACGGTGCGGGAGGACGGGCGCGAGGTGGAGGTCGACCTGCCCCTGGATACGGGCCGGCTGCTTTTCATCTGCGGCGGCGCGTTCGAGGAGCTTTACGACCAGGTTTACGGCTGTCTGGTCAACCGGCGCGACGACAGGCGGCTGAAGGAAGTCTCGGAGGTGGAGCGCCGGGCCGACGGAACGGTCTCGGTGCGCACGGTGGCCCGGTTCAAGCTGTGCGACTACCTGCGCCTGGCCGATCTTTTCACCTACGGCATGATGCCGCAGTTCATCTCGCGCTTCGGCTCCATCGCCGTGCTCGACGACCTGGGCAGGGAGGAATTGCGCCGGATATTCCTCGAAGCCGCCAACTCGCCGTTGCGCCTGACCATGGAATATTTTCGGCACATGGGCATCCGGCTGGCGGTGACGGAGGGGGCCGTGAACGCCATTGCCGACGCCGCGGCCAAAAACAGCCGCATCGGCGCCCGGGCCCTGCGCGAGATCTTCAACGGCCTGATCGCGCCCCACGAGTTCGATCCGTTCCACTCGCCGCGCCTTGCGCAAACCGAGTCCGGGCCGACGCTCACCATCGACCAGGAAACGGTCACGCAGTACTTGTGCCGGATGGACTAGGGAACGGGATCGGGACTATTCGGGCCGCTGCGCCGGGCGCAGCCGGACCATGACGTCCGTGCCCACACTTTCCATACTGGTAAAGCGCAGTTGCGCCGCATCCGCCATGCGGGGAACGGTGAGTCCTGAAAAACCGGGCACGGCCGCCGCGTCGCCAAGCACTTTGGGCGCGTAGAAAATCACCAGCTCGTCGGCAAGCCCCTGGCCCAGCAGGCTGGCGGCCAGTTCCCCGCCGCCTTCGCACAGCAGCGCGAAAACGCGCGCCTCCTGGCGCAGTCGGGCCAACCCCGCCGCCAGATCGAGCCCTTCGCCGTTCGCCGCCCTGGGCAGTCCCCACACCCGTACCCCGGCCTTTTCCAGCTGTGTGGCGACAGGCGACGCGGCGGCCTTGGCGTCGGTCAGGATAACGAGCCGGGTTGGCCGGTCTTTAAGCAGGGCTAGTTGCGCGTCCGCATCCGGCAACCGGCGCGTGACCACCACGCCGAGAGGCTGGGGATTGTGGGCCAGCGGGTGATTTTCCGGCAGGCGGTGGCTCAGCCGGGGATTGTCGGCGCGCAGCGTGCCGCCGCCGACCAGCACGGCCGAGGACGCGGCGCGCATGGCGTGGACCCGCTCCCGGGAAGCCTCGCAGCTCACCCAGGCGGCGTCGCCCGTGCGGGTGGCGATGCGCCCGTCCAGGGTCATGGCCAGCTTCACCGTCACGTACGGCCGGCCCATGGTCTGCCAGGTGATGAAATCGGCCACGGCCTCACGGCATTGGGATTCGAGCACGCCGACCGTGACCTCCACCCCTTCCTGGCGCAGCAGCGCGGCTCCGCCGCCGGCCACGGGATTGGGGTCCAGACAGCCGACGACCACGCGGGCAATGCCCGCGTCCAGCAGGGTACGCGAGCACGGCGGGGTCTTGCCGAAATGGTTGCACGGCTCGAGGGTCACGTACATGGTGCCGCCGGCCGGCGAGACGCCCTTGCGCTCGGCGTCGTGCAAACATTCCACCTCGGCGTGGGGCCCGCCGAACACCTTGTGCCAGCCTTCGGCCACGATGCCCCCGTCGCGCACCAGCACCGCGCCGACCCGGGGATTGGGCATGACGAAACCCCGGCCGCGTTCGGCCAGCTCCAGGGCCCGGGCCATGAAATCCGCGTCAACAGGGGCCATAGTCGCCCTCCAGCACCGTAAAGCCGATGCCGGCCTCGGCGATCATCTTGGCCGAGAGCGGATCGGGATACCCCTGGCTGAAATAGATGTTGTTGATCTGGCAGTTGATGAGCATCTTGGTGCAGATCAGGCACGGCTGGGTGGTGCAGTAGATGTCCGCGCCGGCGATGGGCACGCCGTGCAGGGCGCATTGGATGATGACGTTTTGCTCGGCGTGCAGGCCCCGGCACAGCTCGTGGCGTTCGCCCGAAGGGATGCCCATCTGTTCGCGCAGACAGCCGATGTCCAGACAATGGGCGGTGCCGGACGGGGAGCCGTTGTAACCCGTGGCCAGGATGCGGCGGTCCCGTACGGCCACGGCGCCGACCTTGCGGCGCAGGCAGGTGCTGCGCTCGGCCACAAGGTAGGCGATGCGCATGAAATAATCGGGCCAGGGCAGGCGGTTGTCCATGATGGCGACTCCGTGCGGGGGGCGGGACGCGGAACCGGGGGAGGGAACCCCTTTTTGCAAAAAAGGGTTCCCTCCCCCGGACCCCCACCCTCCCGAAAAACTTCAAAAGGGGACGACGGGCCAGAGTGGACCAAGGCGGGGGAGGCGTCAAGACGGGCGCGACGGGATGCAGAATTTCCTAGTACAAATCTATGTTTTTGTGTGAACGATTGCAATATGGGGAGATGGACTGTTGCGTTGGAGGTCCTTTATTGTATCTTGATCATCCATGTGCATGAAAAAGAGACGGATGTGCTCTTGTGTCTGTATATATTTTAGACAAGTTTGTTTTGCGTGCCGATCTATCCTGCTGATTTCCCGATAAAAATACTGTGGCATCGCTCTTGCTCTGTTTGCATGAAAAACAGAAAAAGGGGATTGGGATGAAAAAGCTCCTGATGGGGACGGTGTTGGCGGTGTCGGTGTTGGCGAGTGCCCTGGCCTATGCTCAAAGCGGTTTCGGGTCCGGCCCATGGTGGATGGACGGCGGTGATACGCCGCGGGGGGGTGCGGGATCGCTTGCGGGAACGTGCCTTGGTACCGGCACCCCCACAACGGGTCTCGGGCTCGGACTCGGCTTTGGCGACGGCACACAGCCGCAACCCCAGGACGGCACCGGATTCGGCAGCCCCTGGGCGCAATAAGCGAGACAGTCCGTTTTCCGATGCGACGTACCGGCCCTCGGCGACATTGTTGCCGGGGGCTTTTTTTGTCGGCGTCCCCGCGCTCAGGCCTGGCGCACGGCGTCGCGGCCGGCGCACGGAGCTACCCTACGGCAAGGGAGTGGAATCAATGCGCGGCGGTCTTGAGGCAGGCCAGCATATCGTTGAGAAAGGCGGCCAGGGCGGGACATTTAGCGTAGGCGACATTCGGGTCCAGACGTGAGAACAGTTCAACACCATTGGCTGTTTTTTTGTAGTCGCGTTTTATTTTTTCCCTGTACAGGCGGATGAGCAGTTTGGCCGGGGGCTCGGTGGAATCCACCTGTTCGGGGTTGGCGATCCTGCCGGGAAAGGCGCGTTTTACCTCGGTAGGAAAAATATCGGGCTGGCTGAGCAGCCAAGCCTCCAACTCATGTACCGCGAAATGCTGTTTGAATCGCGGCGAGTCGACTTCCTTTTCCAGACGTTCCCGCAGATAGGCGCATTTCTCCTGCGTCGTTTTGCAATGGCCGGGGATGGTCTTCGGTCCATACAGGTCGAGCAGGCCGAAGACGGCGGCGACATCATTTTCTTTGAGATACATGGAGGCCTTGAGGGCGCATTCCTTGAGATGATTGTCGCAACCCTTGGCATTGACTGTGTGGATGGCCGGCAATGGGTCGATTTTTCCGTGCAGCCAGCGCCGGAAAAATTGCGGCAAAGCCTTCTTTTCGGTTTCACCTTCGACGAGGAGGATGATTTTCACGCCAACGCCTCCAGATCGCCGGAGAGAAAGAGCGTGCCCAGGGAATAGTGCGTGAGCCATTCCTTGAGGGCTTCGCCGTCGAGATTCTTGATTTTGGTTTCCCCATTCTCCCAGCTTGTGACCGTTGTGGTCACGTCGCAATCGCTGAAAGCGTCGAGGAATTGCGGCGAATGGGTGGAGAAGATGACCTGCGTGCGCTTGGACGCCTCGGCCGCGTATTCGGCGATGATGGGGAACATGGATGGGTGCAGGCCGGTTTCGGGCTCGTCGATGGCGATAAGCGACGGTGGTTCGGGGTTGCACAGCACGGTCATGAGGAACAGGAACCGTATGGTGCCGTCGGAAAGGTCGAGCATGGACTGTTCGCGCTTGAGGCTTTTCCAGCGGATGCGAAGTTGCACGAGTTGATCAGCCGCCGGCGGAAAGACAAGGCGATCGAACTCGTCTCCAAAGGCTGCCCGCATGGCGGTGTTGATGTCGTTTTCGAAGTCTCGATTTTCGGAATAGAGGGTGTGGAGGACATTGACGAGGTTTTGACCGTCTGAGTCAATTTGCTTGTTGAATCTTGTAATGAGTGGGCGTCGTATATTTGCTTGAGATTGTGTGTCTAGATGACGATATATTTTTGTGTCAGCTATGTTCTCCTTGAGAATGTATAAGGAGGTGTCATATTGATGCGGAGTTGTCGCAATAGATAAAAAACTTTCAAGTCGATTTTTTATTTTAACTGCAATGTCACTGAGGCCATTAGAACCTGTTATCTTAGATACCCCCGCTTCTCTATATATTAACGTATTGAGCTTGTTTGTTTTTTCGTCATTATCGTAATATTCTTCAGAGCATATCTCTTTCAGAATTCTGTATGTATCGTTTCGTAATGCAAGTTCTAGGCTATAATAAGTATCGGTTGGCAGTGCAAATATCTCAAAAAAAGATTGGAGTTGGACTTTGATAAAACGAACAGATCCATCCCATGCGACTCTCGTAATACCCCCATTCTCCTGGATAAAGTTATCTAAATTGCCACTAGCTATATTTTGTAGAAACGAGAGAGCAAGAAGTATATTACTCTTCCCCGACCCATTCGGCCCGATCAAAATCGTCAGCGACCCGGGTTCCCAGACCACATCCTTGAGGGACTTGAAGCCCTTCACTTCCAATCGCTTGATGAGCATGGCGGCCGTCCTGGCAAGGTTAACGTCGTTTTAATCAAAAGTGATTAAACGGGATGAGCAACTGGTTGTAAAGGGCTATCAGCGCTGGGTCTGAAACAACATCGGGCCGGCAGGACGTTTCGTCCCACCGGCCCGACGCGCTATATGAACCGGGGAGAATAAGCTCCCCGGCAGGGGCTTGGGGGAATCCCCCAAGTCTTTTCTAGCAGGCGAAAAGCGGAAATCCCTTGGCGAATTTCTGCACGTCCTTGCGGATTTCGTCCAGCTTGGTCTCGTTTTCCCGCGAGGCGATGGCCGCGTCGATCCAGCCGACGATCTTCTCGATGTCCGCCTCGACCATGCCGCGCGTGGTCAGCGCCGCCGTGCCCATGCGTACGCCCGAGGTGACGAAGGGCGAACGCGTCTCAAAGGGCACCGTGTTCTTGTTGACCGTGATGCCGGCCAGATCCAGGGCATGCTCGGCGTCCTTGCCGGTCACGTCCTTGTTGGTCAGGTCGACCAGCACGAGGTGGTTGTCCGTGCCGCCGGAAACCAGATCGTAGCCGGCGTCCAGGAGCCCCTTGGCCAGGACCTGGCAGTTTTTCACCACCTGTCCCTGGTAGGTCTTGAAGGCGGGCTTTAAGGCCTCGCCGAAGGCGACCGCCTTGGCCGCGATGACATGCATGAGCGGGCCGCCCTGGATGCCGGGGAAAATCTGGGAATTGAGCGACTTGCCGAACTCCTCGGAGGAGAGGATCAGGCCGCCGCGCGGGCCGCGCAGGGTCTTGTGCGTGGTCGAGGTGGTGTAGTGGGCGTAGGGGATGGGCGAGGGATGGTGCCCTGTCGCGACCAGACCGGCGATGTGGGCCATGTCCACCACGAGCTTGGCCCCGACCTCGTCGGCGATGGCCCGAAAGCGCGGGAAGTCGATGATGCGGGGATAGGCGCTGGCCCCGGCCATGATGACGGTGGGCTTGTGCTCCTTGGCCAGCCGCTCGACCTCTTCGTAGTCGATGGTGCCGGTTTCCTTTTTCACGTGGTAGAACACGATGTTGTAAAGCCGGCCGGAAAAGTTGACGGGCGAACCGTGGGTGAGGTGGCCGCCGTGGGAGAGGTCCATGCCGAGCAGCGTGTCGCCGGGCTTCATGGCCGCGAAGTAGACGGCCATGTTGGCCTGGGAGCCGGAATGGGGCTGCACGTTGGCGTACTCGGCCCCGAAAAGCGTCTTGACCCGGTCGCGGGCCAGGTCCTCGGCGATGTCCACGTATTCGCAGCCGCCGTAGTAGCGCTTGCCGGGATAGCCTTCGGCGTACTTGTGGGTGAGCACGCTGCCCTGTGCCTGGCGCACGGCCACGGAGACGAAGTTCTCCGAGGCGATCATCTCGAGCTTGCCGGTTTGCCGTTCGATCTCCAGGCACACGGCGCGCCCGATTTCCGGGTCGGCGATGAGCAGTTCTTCCATGGGCGTATCCTCCCAAAGCGCGCGGGGGGAAACTCGGGTATCGAGCCTCCCCCCGTTTAAGGATTGCGAAGCGGCCGGCCGGGCCGGAGTCCGCCTATTCGGCGAAGGCCTTGTACAGCATGCAGGCGTTGGTGCCGCCGAAGCCGAACGAGTTGCAAAGGACGGTCGCGATGTCGGCATGCTTGGCTTTGCCCGGCGTGTAATCCAGGTCGCAGGCCGGGTCCGGCGTCTCCAGGTTGATGGTGGGCGGAATGACGCCCTCCGCGATGGTCTTGACGCTCATGACCGATTCGATGCCGCCGGCCGCGCCCAGGCAGTGCCCGATCATGGATTTGTTGGAGGTGATGGGCACCTTTTTGGCGTGGCCGCCGAGCACGGTCTTGATGGCCATGGTCTCGCAGGCGTCGTTTAGGGCCGTGGAGGTGCCGTGGGCGTTGATGTGCGCGATGTCCGCCGGTCCCATATCCGCCTCGCGCATGGCGGCCCGCATGGCCAGGACCATGCCTTCGCCGTCCTCGGGGGGAGCGGTCATGTGGAACGCATCGCCGGACGCGCCGTACCCGACGGCCTCGGCATAGATGCGCGCGCCGCGGGCCCTGGCGTGCTCCAGGGACTCGAGGAGCAGCAGGCCGCAACCCTCGCCGATGACGAAGCCGTCGCGGTCCGCGTCGAAGGGGCGCGAGGCCTTGGTCGGATCGTCGTTGCGGGTGGAAAGGGCTTTGAGGGCGTTGAAGCCGCCGACGGCCAGCGGCGTGATGGTCGATTCCACGCCGCCGCAGATGGCGGCCGAGGCCCGGCCGAGCTTGATGTCGGTGAAGGCGCAGCCGATGGCGTGCTGGCCCGAGGCGCAGGCCGAGGTGGTGCAGAGGTTCGGCCCCTTGGCCCCGACGGTGATCGACACCTGGCCGGCGGCCATGTTGGCGATCATGGTGGGGATGAAAAAGGGCGAAACCCGCGACGGTCCCTGGGCCAACAGCTTGGTGTGGGTGGCTTCGAGGGTTTCGAGGCCACCCAGGCCGCAGCCGATGATGACGGCCACGTCGGCCGCTTCGGCGGGATCGATCGTGTAGCCCGCGTCCTCCATGAGCATGGTGGCGGCGGACACGGCGAAGAGCGTGAAGCGGTCCAGGCGTTTGGCGAGTTTTGGCGCGACAAACGCCGTTGCATCGAAGTTTTTGACCTCGCAGGCGAAACGCGTGTCGTAGGCGGCGGCATCAAAGTGGGTGATGGGCGCCGCGCCAGACATGCCGGCCACGAGGTTGGTCCAGCTTGTGGCCAGATCGTTGCCGATGGGAGTGATGGCCGCAAGGCCGGTGACGACTACCCTGTGTAAAGTCATGGCGCATCCGTCCGCGGCCGGGGCGGCGCTTCGACGCGCGGCCCCGGTCCGACTGGGCGTTTGGGGCTTATTCGCCCTTTTTCTTTTCGATAAAGGAGATGGCGTCCTGCACTTTCTGAATCTGCTGGGCGTCCTCGTCGGAGATCTCCACGCCGAACTCCTCTTCCATGGCCATGATGAGCTCGGTCAGATCCAGGGAATCCGCGCCCAGGTCATCGACGAACTTGGCGTCGGGGTTGACCTCGCCGGCGTCCACGCCGAGCTGATCCACGATGATCTCTTTGACTTTTTCCGCGACAGACATGGTTTCCTCCAAATGGTGGCCGTGTATTTATCCTAACGTTGCGTTACATGTACATGCCGCCGTTTATGCCGAGGACCTGTCCCGTGACGTAGGCGGCGTCGTCGCTGGCGAGGTAGCCCACGGCGGCGGCGATTTCGGCGGGGGAACAGGCGCGCTTGAGGGGAATGCGCTCGGCAAAGGTCGCCTTGACGGCGTCCGGAAGCACGGCGGTCATGTCGGTTTCGACGAATCCCGGGGCCACGGCGTTGACCGTGATGCCGCGCGGGGCGAGTTCCAGGGCGGCGGACTTGGTCAGCCCGATGAGCCCGGCCTTGGCCGCGGCGTAGTTGGCCTGGCCGGCGTTGCCGGACTGGCCAACCACCGAGGTGATGTTGACGATACGGCCGGCGCGGCGCTTCATCATGAGCTTGGCCGCTTCGCGCAGGCAGGTGAAGGCCCCGATCAGGTTGACCTGGATCACGGCCGCGAAATCTTCGTCCTTCATGCGCGCGATGAGCCCGTCGCGGGTGATGCCGGCGTTGTTAACCAGCACGTGCAGGTCGAGGCTCTTTATGTGCTCGGCGAAAAAGGCGGTGACGGCGGCCGGGTCGGAGGTGTCGAGGGCCAGGGCCCTGGCCCTGTTGCCTTCGGCCGTGATGGCGTCCGCGACCGCGGCGGCGGCGTCCGGCTTGCTGACGTAGGTGAGCAAGACATCGAAACCGTCGCGTGCGAGTCGTGCGGCTGTGGCCGCGCCGATGCCGCGAGACCCGCCGGTGACCAGTGCCGTGCGCATGGCGCAACTCCTTGCGGCGCGTGGGAGGTTTCCCCGTTACGCGGCCGGATTGTTTTTCGTAAGACGGGGGCGTGGACATGGTCCCGCCCCGGCCGGGCAGGGCGACACCCTAGCCGAAACGCCCCCTGACGGCAATCGCGTTTTACCGCGTCCCGCCGCCGGATTCGCGCTCTTCCGGGGAGGATTTCCGCCCGGAAACGCGCGCGCCTCTTTCTCAGAACTGGAGCAGGGCCGAGCCCCAGGTAAAACCGCCGCCGAAGACGCCGAGCAGGACCTTGCTCCCGGCGGGGATGCGGCCGGCCGCCCGGGCCTCCGTCAAGGCAATGCCGATGGTCGAGGCCGAGGTGTTGCCGAAGCGGTCCACGGTCACCATGACCTTTTCCAGGGGCAGCCCCAGTTTCTTGGCCACGGCCTCCATGATGCGCAGGTTGGCCTGGTGGGGGATGAACAGGGCGATGTCGTCGTTCCCCAGGCCGTTTGCCGCCAGGACCTGTTCGCAGATATCGGTCATCTTGCGCACGGCGTGCTTGAAGACCTCGGGGCCGTTCATCTGGAGAAAAAATTCTTCGCCCACACTATCGCCCAGCTTGTAGGGATGGCCGGAGCCGCCGCCCTGGATGGTGAGCAGGTGCCCCAGCGAGCCGTCGCTGGCCAGGCGGGCGTCGACGACGCGCGCGCCGTTGCCGCCCGCGTCGGACGTGACCACCGCGGCGGAGGCGGCATCGCCGAAGAGCACGCAGGTGCGGCGGTCGGCCCAGTTGGTGCGCGTGGTGAGCACCTCGGCCGCTGCCACGATCACCGTGGCTTCGGGATGCAGGGCAATGACCGCCCGGGCCATCTCCAGGCCGTAGACGAAGCCGCAGCAGGCGGCGTTGACGTCCTGGACCACCTTGCCCCGGATGCCGAGCTTTTCTTCCACCAGGCAGGCGGCCGAAGGCGTGTAGTAGTCCGGGGTGACGGTATAAAGAAAGATGTGGGTGACTTTGTCGGCTTCAATGCCGGCGTCGGCCAGGGCGCGACGGGCCGCTTCGGCCGCCATGTCGCTGACGGTTTCGCCTGGGGCGGCGATATGGCGCTCCTTGATCCCGGTGCGGGTGGTGATCCACTCGTCGGAAGTCTCGACCATTTTTTCCAGGTCGGCGTTGGTCAGGATTTTTTCGGGCGCGTAATAGCCAAGGCCGCGGATGTAGGCTTCGTGCTTCATGTAAAAAAGGGGGCGGGTTAGCGTTGGTCGTTGACGGCCTGGCGGCGGAGACCGGCCAGGTCGATGTTCTTGGCCACGGCCGTGGAAAGGTGGGTGTTGGCTTCCATCTCCACGAACCGGGCGGCCATGCGCACGGCACTGGACATGGCTTTGCTGTTGGAAGCGCCGTGGCAGATGAGGCAGATGCCTTTGAGCCCTAAAAGCGGCGCGCCGCCGTATTCGGCATAATCGACCAGGCGCGAGAAACGCTTGAGCGCGTTTAAGGCCAGC is part of the Solidesulfovibrio fructosivorans JJ] genome and harbors:
- a CDS encoding AAA family ATPase, producing MEESLLPVAIDAFLGQRVLGQKDLLTRISVSLYKHIHGLPAPNVLLIGNSGTGKTTLMQAITAFYDAHESLSRLRVMIVINANTLAAEVVGEDRTTRLFNKLEARAKVLFGADVTAAELKDYLENATVCVDEVDKISGRISGKPNVSGIATQYALLTMLEGEQFLYRATVREDGREVEVDLPLDTGRLLFICGGAFEELYDQVYGCLVNRRDDRRLKEVSEVERRADGTVSVRTVARFKLCDYLRLADLFTYGMMPQFISRFGSIAVLDDLGREELRRIFLEAANSPLRLTMEYFRHMGIRLAVTEGAVNAIADAAAKNSRIGARALREIFNGLIAPHEFDPFHSPRLAQTESGPTLTIDQETVTQYLCRMD
- the ribD gene encoding bifunctional diaminohydroxyphosphoribosylaminopyrimidine deaminase/5-amino-6-(5-phosphoribosylamino)uracil reductase RibD codes for the protein MAPVDADFMARALELAERGRGFVMPNPRVGAVLVRDGGIVAEGWHKVFGGPHAEVECLHDAERKGVSPAGGTMYVTLEPCNHFGKTPPCSRTLLDAGIARVVVGCLDPNPVAGGGAALLRQEGVEVTVGVLESQCREAVADFITWQTMGRPYVTVKLAMTLDGRIATRTGDAAWVSCEASRERVHAMRAASSAVLVGGGTLRADNPRLSHRLPENHPLAHNPQPLGVVVTRRLPDADAQLALLKDRPTRLVILTDAKAAASPVATQLEKAGVRVWGLPRAANGEGLDLAAGLARLRQEARVFALLCEGGGELAASLLGQGLADELVIFYAPKVLGDAAAVPGFSGLTVPRMADAAQLRFTSMESVGTDVMVRLRPAQRPE
- a CDS encoding deoxycytidylate deaminase; the encoded protein is MDNRLPWPDYFMRIAYLVAERSTCLRRKVGAVAVRDRRILATGYNGSPSGTAHCLDIGCLREQMGIPSGERHELCRGLHAEQNVIIQCALHGVPIAGADIYCTTQPCLICTKMLINCQINNIYFSQGYPDPLSAKMIAEAGIGFTVLEGDYGPC
- a CDS encoding DUF4276 family protein, producing the protein MKIILLVEGETEKKALPQFFRRWLHGKIDPLPAIHTVNAKGCDNHLKECALKASMYLKENDVAAVFGLLDLYGPKTIPGHCKTTQEKCAYLRERLEKEVDSPRFKQHFAVHELEAWLLSQPDIFPTEVKRAFPGRIANPEQVDSTEPPAKLLIRLYREKIKRDYKKTANGVELFSRLDPNVAYAKCPALAAFLNDMLACLKTAAH
- a CDS encoding AAA family ATPase produces the protein MLIKRLEVKGFKSLKDVVWEPGSLTILIGPNGSGKSNILLALSFLQNIASGNLDNFIQENGGITRVAWDGSVRFIKVQLQSFFEIFALPTDTYYSLELALRNDTYRILKEICSEEYYDNDEKTNKLNTLIYREAGVSKITGSNGLSDIAVKIKNRLESFLSIATTPHQYDTSLYILKENIADTKIYRHLDTQSQANIRRPLITRFNKQIDSDGQNLVNVLHTLYSENRDFENDINTAMRAAFGDEFDRLVFPPAADQLVQLRIRWKSLKREQSMLDLSDGTIRFLFLMTVLCNPEPPSLIAIDEPETGLHPSMFPIIAEYAAEASKRTQVIFSTHSPQFLDAFSDCDVTTTVTSWENGETKIKNLDGEALKEWLTHYSLGTLFLSGDLEALA
- the glyA gene encoding serine hydroxymethyltransferase — encoded protein: MEELLIADPEIGRAVCLEIERQTGKLEMIASENFVSVAVRQAQGSVLTHKYAEGYPGKRYYGGCEYVDIAEDLARDRVKTLFGAEYANVQPHSGSQANMAVYFAAMKPGDTLLGMDLSHGGHLTHGSPVNFSGRLYNIVFYHVKKETGTIDYEEVERLAKEHKPTVIMAGASAYPRIIDFPRFRAIADEVGAKLVVDMAHIAGLVATGHHPSPIPYAHYTTSTTHKTLRGPRGGLILSSEEFGKSLNSQIFPGIQGGPLMHVIAAKAVAFGEALKPAFKTYQGQVVKNCQVLAKGLLDAGYDLVSGGTDNHLVLVDLTNKDVTGKDAEHALDLAGITVNKNTVPFETRSPFVTSGVRMGTAALTTRGMVEADIEKIVGWIDAAIASRENETKLDEIRKDVQKFAKGFPLFAC
- the fabF gene encoding beta-ketoacyl-ACP synthase II, which translates into the protein MTLHRVVVTGLAAITPIGNDLATSWTNLVAGMSGAAPITHFDAAAYDTRFACEVKNFDATAFVAPKLAKRLDRFTLFAVSAATMLMEDAGYTIDPAEAADVAVIIGCGLGGLETLEATHTKLLAQGPSRVSPFFIPTMIANMAAGQVSITVGAKGPNLCTTSACASGQHAIGCAFTDIKLGRASAAICGGVESTITPLAVGGFNALKALSTRNDDPTKASRPFDADRDGFVIGEGCGLLLLESLEHARARGARIYAEAVGYGASGDAFHMTAPPEDGEGMVLAMRAAMREADMGPADIAHINAHGTSTALNDACETMAIKTVLGGHAKKVPITSNKSMIGHCLGAAGGIESVMSVKTIAEGVIPPTINLETPDPACDLDYTPGKAKHADIATVLCNSFGFGGTNACMLYKAFAE
- a CDS encoding acyl carrier protein, with the protein product MSVAEKVKEIIVDQLGVDAGEVNPDAKFVDDLGADSLDLTELIMAMEEEFGVEISDEDAQQIQKVQDAISFIEKKKGE
- the fabG gene encoding 3-oxoacyl-[acyl-carrier-protein] reductase; this translates as MRTALVTGGSRGIGAATAARLARDGFDVLLTYVSKPDAAAAVADAITAEGNRARALALDTSDPAAVTAFFAEHIKSLDLHVLVNNAGITRDGLIARMKDEDFAAVIQVNLIGAFTCLREAAKLMMKRRAGRIVNITSVVGQSGNAGQANYAAAKAGLIGLTKSAALELAPRGITVNAVAPGFVETDMTAVLPDAVKATFAERIPLKRACSPAEIAAAVGYLASDDAAYVTGQVLGINGGMYM
- a CDS encoding beta-ketoacyl-ACP synthase III, translating into MKHEAYIRGLGYYAPEKILTNADLEKMVETSDEWITTRTGIKERHIAAPGETVSDMAAEAARRALADAGIEADKVTHIFLYTVTPDYYTPSAACLVEEKLGIRGKVVQDVNAACCGFVYGLEMARAVIALHPEATVIVAAAEVLTTRTNWADRRTCVLFGDAASAAVVTSDAGGNGARVVDARLASDGSLGHLLTIQGGGSGHPYKLGDSVGEEFFLQMNGPEVFKHAVRKMTDICEQVLAANGLGNDDIALFIPHQANLRIMEAVAKKLGLPLEKVMVTVDRFGNTSASTIGIALTEARAAGRIPAGSKVLLGVFGGGFTWGSALLQF